One genomic segment of Hymenobacter psoromatis includes these proteins:
- a CDS encoding T9SS type A sorting domain-containing protein: MKKLSTLALATTLVGAALNAQAQITLDGVISATEIGAGNYVSLGKFTTPHDPGKGFGNAGLLQMYGANANGKLYVGIAGTIASGNNNFQLYMDLPNKSGVPVGTGLPTIAGSGTVFGTFAGGSIGGTKLDLEADAAIATTGQFDVQAAIYTATTGQAKSLGGGAAITSDGVPNPLYDATGAYAIFANTRVAYKQSPDGGLLGMTGNPGAANGGGAGSTGLEYEFDGKALGLPSGASIVRVFVAYVSGDAYWSSDFIPESVGNGKAYNTPGATGGNNNLGYSPDFTDATNFPGTQAAAINLVVLSSRQADDAVVAMSVFPNPTQGQATITYQVQNTTQPVAVRVIDLLGRDVRTLLDTKQTPGFHDLTVPTSELALGTYLIKVQVGDKVATRRLAVSR, from the coding sequence AAAAACTTTCTACGTTGGCTTTGGCTACCACGCTAGTCGGAGCCGCGCTGAACGCGCAGGCCCAGATAACCCTGGACGGGGTTATCTCGGCCACTGAAATCGGGGCCGGCAACTACGTGTCGCTGGGCAAGTTTACTACCCCCCACGACCCCGGCAAGGGCTTCGGCAACGCCGGCCTGCTCCAGATGTACGGAGCCAATGCGAACGGCAAGCTCTACGTAGGTATCGCCGGCACCATTGCGTCAGGCAATAATAACTTTCAGCTCTACATGGACCTGCCGAACAAGAGCGGCGTGCCCGTGGGCACGGGCCTGCCCACTATCGCGGGGTCAGGCACGGTGTTCGGCACATTTGCCGGGGGTAGCATCGGTGGCACTAAGCTGGATTTGGAAGCCGACGCGGCGATTGCCACTACTGGGCAGTTCGATGTGCAGGCGGCCATTTATACGGCTACTACCGGCCAGGCAAAGTCGCTGGGCGGCGGGGCAGCTATCACTAGCGATGGTGTCCCCAACCCGTTGTACGACGCGACGGGCGCTTACGCCATCTTTGCCAATACCCGCGTGGCCTACAAGCAGTCGCCGGATGGCGGCCTGCTCGGCATGACCGGCAACCCCGGTGCGGCCAACGGCGGCGGGGCTGGCTCCACCGGCCTGGAGTATGAGTTTGACGGCAAAGCCCTGGGCCTGCCTTCGGGCGCGAGCATTGTGCGCGTGTTCGTGGCCTACGTCAGCGGCGACGCCTACTGGTCGTCAGACTTTATCCCCGAATCGGTGGGCAATGGCAAAGCCTACAACACCCCCGGTGCTACCGGCGGCAACAACAACCTCGGTTACAGCCCCGACTTCACCGACGCGACAAACTTTCCCGGCACGCAGGCGGCGGCCATTAACCTGGTGGTGCTCAGCAGCCGCCAGGCCGACGACGCGGTGGTAGCCATGAGCGTGTTTCCGAACCCGACGCAGGGCCAGGCCACCATTACTTACCAGGTGCAGAACACCACCCAGCCCGTGGCCGTACGCGTAATTGACCTGTTGGGCCGCGACGTGCGCACCCTGCTCGACACCAAGCAAACGCCCGGCTTTCACGACCTGACCGTGCCCACCAGCGAGCTGGCCCTGGGTACTTACCTAATAAAAGTGCAGGTAGGCGACAAGGTAGCTACCCGCCGCCTGGCCGTGAGCCGGTAG
- a CDS encoding alpha-amylase family glycosyl hydrolase, which produces MKKTALLFLLPLLALLAPTPPARGQASTPPDPAQYGQPFAAVPDAPDAVIYQVNMRGFSQAGNFAGVLARLDSIKALGVNVVYLMPIFPIGQERAVDSPFAVRDYVSVNPEFGTLADLRMLVEAIHARRMAVILDWVGNHTSWDHAWVKAHPDWYVHNAKGEIINPIPSWKDIAQLNFQNPELRAAMISALRYWVFAANIDGFRCDYADGPTREFWVEALASLQSIKGHKLLLLAEGDQKKYFFQVGFQLDYDFPFIQVMRHAILEHGKSVRLLDSLNAVEYQGAPAGARMVRYTSNHDINSSEGPPQELFGGERGAMAVFVVAAYMKAVPMIYNGQEVGYAKRVPFMGPRQPVDWTPKPAVTRAYKQLIGLRNASPALRTGTLASYSSADVCAFTKTQGGEQVLVLVNLRNASVPYAVPAALARTRWHNAFGGAAPALKEKLTLRPFEYVVLRNQPVSARH; this is translated from the coding sequence ATGAAAAAAACCGCACTCCTTTTTCTGCTACCCCTGCTGGCGCTACTGGCCCCTACCCCCCCCGCCCGTGGCCAGGCTTCTACCCCCCCCGACCCGGCGCAGTACGGCCAGCCCTTCGCGGCGGTGCCCGACGCGCCCGACGCGGTTATCTACCAAGTGAATATGCGGGGCTTCAGCCAGGCCGGCAATTTTGCGGGCGTGCTGGCGCGGCTGGATTCCATTAAGGCGCTGGGGGTGAACGTGGTGTACCTGATGCCCATCTTTCCCATTGGCCAGGAGCGGGCCGTAGACTCGCCCTTCGCGGTGCGCGACTACGTGAGCGTGAACCCGGAGTTCGGCACCCTGGCCGACCTGCGGATGCTGGTAGAAGCCATTCACGCCCGCCGGATGGCGGTAATACTGGACTGGGTGGGCAACCACACCAGCTGGGACCACGCCTGGGTGAAGGCGCACCCCGATTGGTACGTGCACAATGCTAAGGGCGAGATTATCAACCCGATACCGTCCTGGAAGGACATCGCGCAGCTCAATTTTCAAAACCCGGAGCTGCGGGCGGCCATGATTAGCGCGCTGCGCTACTGGGTGTTCGCGGCCAACATTGACGGCTTTCGTTGCGACTACGCCGATGGGCCAACCCGTGAGTTCTGGGTTGAGGCGCTGGCCAGCCTCCAATCCATCAAGGGCCACAAGCTACTGCTGCTGGCCGAGGGCGACCAGAAGAAGTATTTCTTCCAGGTTGGCTTTCAGCTCGACTACGATTTCCCCTTCATCCAAGTAATGCGGCACGCCATTTTGGAGCACGGCAAGAGCGTGCGGCTGCTCGACTCGCTCAATGCCGTGGAGTACCAGGGTGCGCCGGCCGGGGCCCGCATGGTGCGCTATACGTCCAACCACGACATTAACAGCTCGGAGGGGCCGCCGCAGGAGCTATTCGGCGGCGAGCGCGGGGCGATGGCCGTGTTTGTGGTGGCCGCCTACATGAAGGCGGTGCCCATGATTTATAACGGCCAGGAAGTGGGCTACGCCAAGCGCGTGCCGTTTATGGGCCCGCGCCAGCCGGTGGACTGGACGCCCAAGCCGGCCGTAACCCGCGCGTACAAGCAGCTCATTGGCCTGCGCAACGCTAGCCCGGCCCTGCGCACCGGCACGCTGGCCTCGTACAGCAGCGCCGACGTGTGCGCCTTTACCAAAACCCAGGGCGGCGAGCAGGTGCTGGTACTGGTGAACCTGCGTAATGCCTCCGTGCCCTACGCGGTGCCGGCCGCCCTGGCCCGCACCCGCTGGCACAATGCCTTTGGCGGCGCGGCCCCGGCGTTGAAGGAGAAGCTGACCCTTCGGCCGTTTGAGTACGTTGTACTACGCAACCAGCCGGTTAGCGCCCGCCACTAG
- a CDS encoding glycoside hydrolase family 97 protein: MRKYLLLTLLAAAYSAAAQGPTPLSASQGRVKLTFALNAAGHPTYAVAYGTRPVVNASRLGLALQEGGGFDGPLEVTGSDIKDVDDTWQPVWGEVKSIRNHYQQLTVHLRQPAAPGRQLDVVFRVFTDGVGFRYEFPHQPHLDYFVVTDELTEFAMPADHRAFWIPGDYDTNEYIYTRSRLSEVDNAAMVKNSTNIAVRVAPDPQAVATPLMLKADDGLYVNIHEAALVDYPAMQLHVDRASLRLKASLVPNAVGSMAFLHAPFHTPWRTIIVSDNAPDMLASKLILNLNEPSKIGETNWIKPMKFVGVWWEMQTGHSTWSYAASADTLDAQGQLIPSGRHAANTANVKRYIDFAAKNDIPGVLVEGWNTGWEDWFGYWKEYVFDFVTPYPDFDVPGLTSYAKSKGVSLIMHNETSGSATNYDQHLDSAYQFMNRYGYPAVKTGYVGRIIPRGEHHDGQWMVNHYNRVAEVAARSRVMIDMHEPVRPTGLHRTYPHWLAGEAARGNEYNAFTDQGNPPEHETILPFTRLMGGPMDYTPGIFKLKGYAVGAPERQVHTTLAKQLALYVTLYSPLQMAADLPENYEAHPDAFQFIKDVPVDWDDTRILAAEPGEYITTVRQAKGKDEWYLGSISNEKPRKQPLKLTFLTPGRRYEATIYADAKNADWQKNPEAYQITKKVVTSRSTLTLELAPGGGAAVSFKPVK; the protein is encoded by the coding sequence ATGAGAAAATACCTGCTTCTAACGCTGCTCGCGGCCGCCTACTCGGCGGCTGCGCAGGGCCCTACCCCCCTCTCGGCCAGCCAGGGGCGGGTGAAGCTCACGTTTGCGCTCAATGCGGCCGGGCACCCGACCTACGCCGTGGCCTACGGCACCCGGCCCGTCGTGAATGCTTCGCGGCTGGGCCTGGCCTTGCAGGAAGGCGGCGGCTTTGATGGGCCGCTGGAAGTGACGGGCAGCGATATTAAGGATGTGGACGACACCTGGCAGCCGGTATGGGGGGAGGTCAAAAGCATCCGCAACCACTACCAGCAGCTGACGGTGCACCTGCGCCAGCCCGCCGCACCCGGCCGCCAGCTCGACGTAGTGTTTCGGGTCTTTACTGATGGGGTAGGGTTTCGCTACGAGTTCCCGCACCAGCCCCACTTAGATTACTTCGTGGTGACCGACGAGCTGACCGAGTTTGCGATGCCCGCCGACCACCGGGCGTTTTGGATTCCGGGCGACTACGACACCAACGAGTACATCTACACCCGCTCGCGGCTGAGCGAAGTGGACAACGCGGCAATGGTGAAGAACTCGACCAACATTGCCGTGCGCGTGGCCCCCGACCCGCAGGCCGTGGCCACCCCACTCATGCTGAAGGCTGATGATGGGCTGTACGTAAATATTCACGAGGCGGCGCTGGTGGACTACCCCGCCATGCAGCTGCACGTAGACCGGGCCAGCCTGCGCCTCAAGGCCAGCCTCGTACCCAATGCGGTGGGTAGTATGGCCTTTTTGCACGCGCCGTTTCACACGCCCTGGCGCACGATTATCGTCAGCGATAATGCGCCGGATATGCTGGCTTCCAAGCTGATTCTCAACCTCAATGAGCCGAGCAAAATCGGCGAGACGAACTGGATAAAGCCCATGAAGTTCGTGGGCGTGTGGTGGGAGATGCAGACCGGCCACAGTACCTGGAGCTACGCTGCCAGCGCCGACACGCTCGACGCGCAGGGCCAGCTCATCCCGAGCGGCCGGCACGCGGCGAACACGGCCAACGTGAAGCGCTACATTGACTTCGCCGCTAAAAATGATATTCCGGGCGTGCTGGTAGAGGGCTGGAACACGGGCTGGGAAGACTGGTTCGGGTACTGGAAGGAGTACGTATTTGACTTCGTGACGCCCTACCCCGACTTCGACGTGCCGGGCCTCACCAGCTACGCCAAGAGCAAGGGCGTGAGCCTGATAATGCACAACGAAACCTCGGGCTCGGCTACCAACTACGACCAGCATCTGGATTCGGCCTATCAGTTTATGAACCGCTACGGCTACCCGGCCGTGAAAACCGGCTACGTGGGCAGGATTATTCCGCGCGGTGAGCACCACGACGGGCAGTGGATGGTGAACCACTACAACCGCGTGGCCGAGGTAGCGGCCCGCTCCAGGGTGATGATTGACATGCACGAGCCCGTGCGCCCCACCGGCCTGCACCGCACCTACCCCCACTGGCTGGCCGGCGAGGCCGCTCGCGGCAACGAGTACAACGCCTTCACCGACCAGGGCAACCCGCCCGAGCACGAAACCATCCTGCCCTTCACCCGCCTCATGGGCGGCCCGATGGACTACACGCCCGGCATTTTCAAGCTCAAAGGCTACGCCGTGGGCGCGCCCGAGCGCCAGGTGCACACCACCCTGGCCAAGCAATTAGCCCTGTACGTGACCCTCTACTCGCCCCTGCAAATGGCGGCCGACCTGCCCGAAAACTACGAGGCTCACCCTGATGCCTTTCAGTTTATCAAGGACGTGCCCGTGGACTGGGACGACACGCGCATCCTGGCCGCCGAGCCGGGCGAGTACATTACCACCGTGCGCCAGGCCAAGGGCAAGGACGAGTGGTACCTGGGCAGCATCAGCAACGAAAAGCCCCGCAAACAGCCCCTGAAATTAACGTTCCTTACCCCCGGCCGCCGCTACGAAGCCACGATTTACGCCGACGCGAAGAACGCTGATTGGCAGAAGAACCCGGAGGCATACCAGATTACGAAGAAGGTCGTCACCAGCCGCTCGACGCTCACGCTGGAATTGGCTCCGGGCGGCGGCGCGGCGGTATCGTTTAAGCCGGTGAAATAA
- a CDS encoding thioredoxin family protein, giving the protein MTEEARPPVVDADDEQLRRLIHEHLKVFAKFTSDNCPACAALAPPFAKFVDAPENADIFFVRLDSDQNPVAQQLMKERIAPFFVSYHQGRLLECDALTEEGEVVAQLARLRAFEPVR; this is encoded by the coding sequence ATGACCGAAGAAGCCCGCCCGCCCGTCGTGGATGCCGACGACGAGCAGCTGCGCCGCCTCATCCACGAGCACCTAAAGGTATTCGCCAAGTTCACCTCCGATAATTGCCCGGCCTGCGCCGCGCTGGCCCCGCCCTTCGCCAAGTTCGTGGACGCGCCCGAAAATGCGGACATCTTCTTCGTGCGCCTCGACTCGGACCAGAACCCGGTGGCCCAGCAGCTGATGAAGGAGCGCATTGCGCCCTTCTTCGTCAGCTACCACCAGGGCCGCCTGCTGGAATGCGACGCGCTAACGGAGGAGGGGGAGGTAGTGGCGCAATTGGCGCGGTTGCGGGCGTTTGAGCCGGTGAGGTAG
- a CDS encoding DUF885 domain-containing protein translates to MKLRYLPLLLLALPACTSPDTKTAAPTADARFDRFKQQFIQDFWRQNPEYASSVGFHKYDSLLVIPNEAQRRSDAAFVARNLGTLGGFGLDSLSPGNQIDLHLLTNELRSERWYADTLKNWQWNPALYNLGASVGDLLNGRHYPLARRLRNISDKLAGAQAYYQTARANLSHPTREHTELAAQQNEGGLAVLGAALADSVRRSTLPDAEKRLLTQRIAGARTAIDGYIGYLRKSMPVGNQYRSFRIGKALFDRKFALDIQSSYSADQVFQLAQQHKAALLHDMGRRAARLFPTYCAGQPMPTDTMRLIRQVIDQLTLKHAPRDGFVDAVKRQIPTLIKFVNDHDLLTQDPSKPLVVRETPGYMRGSGAGASVSAPGPYDTKANTYYNVEPLPPTWTAAQAESYLREYNDYTLQILNIHEAIPGHYTQLVYANRSPSLVKSIFGNGAMIEGWAVYAERMMLENGYGNNSDELWLLWDKWNMRSTLNAVVDNLIQTQNASEADVVQLLTGAGFQEEAEARNKWHRATLSQVQLSSYFTGYTEIMALREEVKQQEGSKFNLKNFNQQFLSYGSAPVKYIRQLMLNHKQ, encoded by the coding sequence ATGAAGCTCCGCTACCTCCCCTTGCTGCTACTGGCCCTACCCGCCTGCACCAGCCCCGATACCAAAACCGCCGCCCCCACCGCCGATGCGCGCTTCGACCGCTTCAAGCAGCAGTTCATCCAGGATTTCTGGCGGCAGAACCCGGAGTATGCGTCGTCGGTGGGCTTTCATAAATACGACTCGCTGCTGGTGATTCCCAACGAGGCGCAGCGGCGCAGCGATGCCGCGTTCGTGGCTCGCAACCTGGGCACGCTGGGCGGCTTTGGGCTGGATAGCCTCTCGCCCGGCAACCAGATTGATTTGCATTTGCTTACCAATGAGCTGCGCTCGGAGCGCTGGTACGCCGACACGCTCAAAAACTGGCAGTGGAACCCGGCCCTGTACAACCTGGGGGCCAGCGTGGGCGACCTGCTCAATGGCCGCCATTACCCGCTGGCGCGCCGCCTGCGCAATATTTCGGATAAACTAGCCGGGGCGCAGGCGTATTACCAAACGGCGCGGGCCAACCTCAGCCACCCCACCCGTGAGCACACCGAGCTGGCCGCGCAGCAGAACGAGGGCGGCTTGGCCGTGCTTGGCGCCGCGCTGGCCGACTCGGTGCGCCGCTCAACCCTCCCCGATGCGGAGAAGCGGCTGCTCACCCAGCGCATCGCCGGGGCCCGCACGGCCATCGATGGCTACATCGGGTATTTGCGCAAGTCGATGCCAGTGGGTAACCAATACCGCTCGTTCCGCATCGGCAAGGCGTTGTTTGACCGGAAATTCGCCCTCGATATTCAGTCCAGCTACTCCGCCGACCAGGTGTTCCAGCTGGCCCAGCAGCACAAGGCGGCGCTGCTGCACGACATGGGCCGGCGGGCGGCGCGGCTCTTCCCCACCTACTGCGCCGGGCAGCCGATGCCGACCGACACGATGCGGCTCATTCGCCAGGTCATTGACCAGCTAACCCTGAAGCACGCCCCGCGCGACGGCTTCGTGGACGCGGTGAAGCGCCAAATCCCCACTCTCATCAAGTTTGTGAACGACCACGACCTGCTGACCCAGGACCCCAGCAAGCCGCTGGTGGTGCGCGAAACGCCGGGCTACATGCGCGGCAGCGGCGCGGGGGCCAGCGTGAGCGCGCCCGGCCCTTATGACACCAAGGCCAACACGTACTACAACGTGGAGCCCCTACCCCCCACCTGGACCGCCGCCCAGGCCGAGAGCTACCTGCGCGAGTACAACGACTACACCCTGCAGATTCTCAACATTCACGAGGCCATTCCGGGGCACTACACGCAGCTGGTATACGCCAACCGCTCGCCCTCGCTGGTGAAGAGCATTTTCGGCAACGGGGCTATGATTGAGGGCTGGGCCGTGTACGCGGAGCGCATGATGCTGGAAAACGGCTATGGCAACAACTCCGACGAACTGTGGCTGCTCTGGGACAAGTGGAATATGCGCTCGACCCTGAACGCGGTGGTGGATAACCTCATCCAGACCCAAAACGCCAGCGAGGCCGACGTGGTGCAGCTGCTCACCGGCGCGGGCTTCCAGGAGGAAGCGGAGGCCCGCAACAAGTGGCACCGCGCCACCCTGAGCCAGGTGCAGCTCAGCTCGTACTTCACGGGCTACACCGAGATTATGGCCCTGCGCGAAGAAGTGAAACAACAGGAGGGTAGTAAATTTAATCTTAAGAACTTCAACCAGCAATTCCTGAGCTACGGCAGCGCGCCGGTGAAATATATCCGCCAATTGATGCTGAACCATAAGCAGTAG
- a CDS encoding DNA-methyltransferase, producing the protein MDLFLPGLSPSEILTSPPNVQSGSEENSILKQAECRVLEGDALTVLKTLPADSFHACVTSPPYWGLRDYGIEHQIGAEMQLQDFIANLTAVFEEVRRVLRPDGSLWLNIGDSYTSGNRTWRDGDKKNPARAMSYRPPTPEGLKPKDLIGVPWRLAFALQAAGWYLRSDIIWYKPNCQPESVKDRPTQSHEYLFLLTKSQNYYYDHAAVLEPTQDNKTKRNRRTVWSINTEPYKEAHFAVFPPSLVAPCIQAGSPEGGLLLDPFFGSGTVGETALRLNRSCVGIELNPAYAAIAAKRLAAHRRPTLLS; encoded by the coding sequence ATGGACCTTTTTCTGCCCGGCCTTTCCCCCAGTGAAATACTTACTTCACCTCCCAATGTCCAAAGTGGTAGCGAGGAAAATTCAATTCTGAAACAAGCGGAGTGCCGCGTGTTGGAAGGTGATGCGCTGACTGTTCTCAAAACCCTGCCGGCCGACTCCTTTCACGCCTGCGTAACTAGTCCGCCGTATTGGGGACTGCGCGATTACGGTATTGAGCATCAAATTGGGGCCGAAATGCAGTTGCAGGATTTCATTGCCAATCTGACGGCGGTATTTGAAGAGGTTAGGCGAGTGTTGCGACCTGACGGTTCTTTGTGGTTGAATATCGGGGATTCCTACACGAGTGGTAACCGCACATGGCGGGACGGCGATAAAAAAAACCCGGCCCGCGCCATGAGCTATCGCCCACCTACGCCCGAAGGCTTGAAACCTAAAGACCTTATCGGGGTGCCTTGGCGCTTGGCGTTCGCCCTGCAAGCCGCCGGTTGGTATCTACGCTCCGACATCATTTGGTACAAGCCCAATTGCCAACCTGAATCCGTGAAAGACCGGCCTACGCAATCGCACGAATATCTTTTCCTACTAACCAAGTCGCAGAACTATTACTACGACCACGCGGCCGTGCTGGAACCCACGCAGGATAATAAAACCAAGCGCAACCGCCGCACGGTGTGGTCCATCAACACGGAACCTTATAAGGAAGCTCACTTTGCCGTGTTTCCTCCCAGCTTGGTAGCCCCGTGCATTCAAGCTGGTAGCCCGGAAGGTGGCTTGCTATTAGACCCTTTTTTCGGCTCAGGCACGGTGGGCGAAACGGCCTTGCGTCTCAACCGAAGCTGCGTAGGCATCGAACTGAATCCGGCCTACGCGGCTATCGCTGCCAAAAGACTGGCCGCTCATCGCCGGCCTACGCTACTCAGCTAG